The Pseudomonas protegens genome contains the following window.
CTCGTCGATCACCGGTTCGATGCCCATGCGGCCGAACAGCTCGATCATGGTGGTGATGTCGTGCAGGTGCGGCAGGTTGGCCACGGTGACCGGGCCATCACACAGCAGGGTTGCCGCCAGAATCGGCAGCGCGGAGTTCTTGGCCCCGGAAATGCGGATCTCGCCATCAAGGCGAACGCCGCCGGTAATAATCAATTTATCCATAACAGTCTCGACGCCCTTGGGCTCAGGTGCGCTCGGCCCAGGCCGCGCGGCTGAAAAATTTCATGGTGATCGCATGGATGCTGCCATCGGCAATCCATGGATTCAAATGGGCATAGATGCTCTGCTGACGCTTGACCGGGCTCAAGGCCACCAGTTCGTCGCTAATCACGTTCAGCTGAAAGTTGCAGCCTTCGCCCTCAACTTCTACCTGAGCTCCGGGCAGCTTTCCCTCAAGAAAGCTCTTCACTTCGTTGGCCTGCATGCTCAACCTCAATCGGCGCCCTGTGCGCGCGGGTCGGACATCATACAAAAAAGCCCCGCGCCTGCGAACCCCGCATAGCAGGACTCTGACGGGGGGCTTCTCTATGGATGTGGGTGACTACGGATGGAGGAGGATCTCGGTGACCCCGGATACCTCGGCGATTTCTCGCATGTCGTCGGGCAGGGCACGAACGCTCACGGTCTTGCCAAGGCCCTGACCGTCGCGAATGAAGGCCAGCAACAGGGCCAGACCGACGCTACTGGACTTTTCCACCGCCGAGCAGTCGAGTACCAGGGCCGTGCCCGGACTCGACTTGATCAGCGCCAGGCCCTGCTTGCGCAGGCTCGGGCCGCTGCGGTAGTCCAGCACGCCGCTGATCAGCAGCTCCCCGGCGTCACCCAGGCGCACGGCCGACTCGCTCATTGTGCCGCCTTATGGGCAGCGTCTTCGGTGACTTCCTTGGCCTTGGCCACTTCGCCGGCCCAGCCGTCGATGGTCTTGTCCAGGTTGTTGCCGTTGCGCTGCATGGCGTCGGCGAACTGATCACGGAACAGCTTGCCGATGTTGATGCCGTTGATGATCACGTTGCGTACTTTCCACTCGTCGTTGATCTTTTCCAGGGTGTAGGACACTGGATAGATCGCGCCGTTGTTGCCTTTGACCTGCATGTCCACGCTGGTACGGGTGCCGCTTTCATCCTTGGCCGGAGAAACGGTGATGCCCTGGTTGTTGTACTCGAGCAAGGCGTTGCCATAGAACTGCATCAGGCTGCGCTTGAAGTTTTCCTGGAAGCGCGCCATCTGCTCCGGCGTGGCCTTGCGCGAATACTTCACGGTCATGATGCTGCGGGAGATGCCGTCGGCGTCCACCACCGGACCGACAATGCCGTTCAGGGCGTTGTAGAAGTCGTTCGGGCTTTGCTTGTACTTTTCCTTGTTGGCCGCCAGATCCGCCAGCAGGCGGGTGGTGGTGTCCTGCACCAGATCGTGGGCGGAAGGTGCAGCGGCCGCGTTAGCCAGCAACGGCAGGGCCGCCAGCAGCACCAACAGGCCACGTCGCAAGATAGAGATCATCGAAAAACTCCTCATTTGGCGTCTTTGCTAACGGTATTGAGCAGGAATTTACCGATCAGGTCCTCCAGCACCAGCGACGACTGGGTGTCGTGGATGGTTCCACCATCCTTGAGCAAGGCTTCTTCCCCGCCCACGCTGATACCGATGTATTTCTCACCCAACAGGCCAGCCGTCAGAATAGATGCAGTGGAGTCGGTCGGCAGATTATCCACACGTTTTTCCAGTTGCATCGTCACCCGACCGGTGAAGCTGTCACGGTCCAGATCGATCGCCGTGACCTTGCCGATGGTTACCCCGGCCATGGTCACCTTAGCTCTGACCGTCAAACCGGCGATATTGTCGAAGTAGGCGTAAAGCTTGTAGGTATCGGTGCTTGCGCTCGGAGACAAGCCACTGACTCGCAGGGCAAGCAACAGCAAAGCCAGAATGCCGGCCAGCAGGAAAAGGCCGACACCGATTTCCAGGGTGCGGTTTTGCATCAGAAATCTCCAAACATCAAGGCGGTCAGAATAAAGTCCAAGCCCAGTACGGCCAACGAGGCGTACACCACGGTCTTGGTAGTGGCACGGCTGATCCCCTCTGAAGTGGGCTCACAGTCGTAGCCTTGGAATACGGCGATCCAGGTCACTACAAACGCAAAAACGATACTTTTGATCACACCGTTGAGTACGTCACCGCTGAAGGTCACGCTGTTCTGCATGTTCGACCAGTAGGAACCTTCATAGACCCCCAGCCAGTCCACGGCAACCCAGGAACCGCCCCAAATCCCCACCACACTGAAAATCATCGCCAGCAGCGGCAGGGAAATGAAGCCGGCCCACAGGCGCGGCGCGATGATGTACTTGAGCGGGTCGACCCCGATCATCTCCAGGCTGGAGAGCTGCTCGGTGGATTTCATGTTGCCGATCTCGGCCGTCAGCGCCGAACCGGCGCGACCGGCGAACAGCAGCGCGGTGACCACCGGCCCCAGCTCGCGCAACAGGGTCAGGGCGACCATCTGCCCTACCGCCTGCTCCGAACCGTAGCTGGAGAGAATGTTGAAGCCCTGCAGCGCCAGCACCATGCCGATAAAGACCCCGGACACGACGATGATCACCAGGGACATCACGCCCACGGAGTGCAGTTGCTTGATCAGCAGGCCGAAACTGCCGCCGATGCCGCCGCGTCCCAGCAGCGCGTGAAACAGGAACAGGGTGGAACGCCCCAGTACCGCCAGGACATCGATGCCTGAGCGACCGAAGAGGCGAACCCTCTCGATTAGCGATATTTTGCGCATCAGCGCTTCCCCAGAAGATCTGCGCGGTAATCCGTCGCTGGAAAGTGAAACGGCACCGGGCCGTCGGGATCGCCCTTCATGAATTGACGGATACGCGGATTGTCGGAGTCCATCAGTTCGTCAGGAGTTCCCTGCCCCAATACCTGGCCATCGCCAACCACATAGAGGTAATCGGCAATGCTCGCGGTTTCCGCAAGATCGTGGGACACCACGATGCTGGTAATGCCCAGGGCATCGTTGAGCAGGCGAATCAAGCGCACCAGGACGCCCATGGCAATCGGGTCCTGCCCCACGAAGGGCTCGTCGTACATGAGAATCTGCGGGTCCAGGGCGATGGCCCGGGCCAGGGCGACCCGACGCTTCATGCCGCCGGACAGCTCGTCGGGCATCAGGTCGACGGCACCGCGCAGGCCCACCGCCTGCAGCTTGAGCAGGACAATGTCGCGAATCATCTCGTCCGGCAGCTCGGTATGCACCCGCAGCGGAAAGGCCACGTTCTCGAACACATCCAGATCGGTGAACAGCGCGCCACTCTGAAACAGCACGCCCATCTGCTTGCGTGCATCGAACAGATCGCTGCGCGAGAGGGTCGGCAGATTCTGGCCGTTGACCCACACTTCGCCGCTGCTGGGCCGCAACTGCATGCCCATCAAGCGCAACAGGGTGGTTTTTCCGCAGCCGGAAGGCCCCATGATGCCGGTGACCTTGCCCCGCGGAATACGGATATCCACGTTATTGAAAATGCTGCGCGCACCGCGCTTGAAGGACAGTCCC
Protein-coding sequences here:
- a CDS encoding phospholipid-binding protein MlaC, which encodes MISILRRGLLVLLAALPLLANAAAAPSAHDLVQDTTTRLLADLAANKEKYKQSPNDFYNALNGIVGPVVDADGISRSIMTVKYSRKATPEQMARFQENFKRSLMQFYGNALLEYNNQGITVSPAKDESGTRTSVDMQVKGNNGAIYPVSYTLEKINDEWKVRNVIINGINIGKLFRDQFADAMQRNGNNLDKTIDGWAGEVAKAKEVTEDAAHKAAQ
- a CDS encoding lipid asymmetry maintenance protein MlaB; amino-acid sequence: MSESAVRLGDAGELLISGVLDYRSGPSLRKQGLALIKSSPGTALVLDCSAVEKSSSVGLALLLAFIRDGQGLGKTVSVRALPDDMREIAEVSGVTEILLHP
- a CDS encoding ATP-binding cassette domain-containing protein, translating into MSADNAYAVELKGLSFKRGARSIFNNVDIRIPRGKVTGIMGPSGCGKTTLLRLMGMQLRPSSGEVWVNGQNLPTLSRSDLFDARKQMGVLFQSGALFTDLDVFENVAFPLRVHTELPDEMIRDIVLLKLQAVGLRGAVDLMPDELSGGMKRRVALARAIALDPQILMYDEPFVGQDPIAMGVLVRLIRLLNDALGITSIVVSHDLAETASIADYLYVVGDGQVLGQGTPDELMDSDNPRIRQFMKGDPDGPVPFHFPATDYRADLLGKR
- the mlaE gene encoding lipid asymmetry maintenance ABC transporter permease subunit MlaE, giving the protein MRKISLIERVRLFGRSGIDVLAVLGRSTLFLFHALLGRGGIGGSFGLLIKQLHSVGVMSLVIIVVSGVFIGMVLALQGFNILSSYGSEQAVGQMVALTLLRELGPVVTALLFAGRAGSALTAEIGNMKSTEQLSSLEMIGVDPLKYIIAPRLWAGFISLPLLAMIFSVVGIWGGSWVAVDWLGVYEGSYWSNMQNSVTFSGDVLNGVIKSIVFAFVVTWIAVFQGYDCEPTSEGISRATTKTVVYASLAVLGLDFILTALMFGDF
- the mlaD gene encoding outer membrane lipid asymmetry maintenance protein MlaD; protein product: MQNRTLEIGVGLFLLAGILALLLLALRVSGLSPSASTDTYKLYAYFDNIAGLTVRAKVTMAGVTIGKVTAIDLDRDSFTGRVTMQLEKRVDNLPTDSTASILTAGLLGEKYIGISVGGEEALLKDGGTIHDTQSSLVLEDLIGKFLLNTVSKDAK
- a CDS encoding BolA family protein, with translation MQANEVKSFLEGKLPGAQVEVEGEGCNFQLNVISDELVALSPVKRQQSIYAHLNPWIADGSIHAITMKFFSRAAWAERT